The proteins below are encoded in one region of Deltaproteobacteria bacterium:
- a CDS encoding MoaD/ThiS family protein — protein sequence MVIDVKVSAVLRFYVKFPEHFLKGDRVEVPEGATVEQVLQRLHFPERINVFVILNGIPSDRGKVLKEGDEMHVLAPLSGG from the coding sequence ATGGTTATCGATGTCAAAGTGAGTGCGGTCCTTCGTTTTTATGTGAAATTTCCTGAGCACTTTCTCAAGGGAGATCGGGTGGAGGTGCCGGAAGGGGCCACCGTGGAACAGGTCCTTCAAAGGTTACACTTTCCGGAACGGATCAATGTATTTGTTATTTTGAACGGGATTCCCTCCGATCGAGGCAAGGTCTTGAAAGAGGGAGATGAAATGCACGTCCTGGCCCCTTTAAGTGGAGGGTGA